The following are encoded in a window of Primulina eburnea isolate SZY01 chromosome 4, ASM2296580v1, whole genome shotgun sequence genomic DNA:
- the LOC140830238 gene encoding uncharacterized protein, with amino-acid sequence MARTESRLDNMETHMGNMDATMKSLETQIGQLSNALKDQNKGQFPSNTKVNPREQCKAVTLRSGKEIGIPDPTDENAEICVEENDGMGASVGEEKVEEPKKLIEHQPLPKLNLPYPQRFKKKEPDDQFAKFLEIFKKTHINIPFADALEQMPNYAKFIKDVMSKKRKLQEFETVKLTEETLELGEVKPSTITLQLADRSLTYPRGIVEDVLGELTLRVGGEEVVFNIYNTIKGPNELTKDSLERCLLELASTVDEEDWDMREELLALNVLPKEKSDAQHEELLEDASKEIPKASPELKDLPSHLCYAFLDESSSHPESYSPYVNHQKRLNPVMKKVVRAEAFNRIKTALISAPIMIVPDWKEPFEFMCNASDYAVGAALGQRRYKMFKATYYARRTLNAAQQNYTTTEKEMLADAKPRLIRWILLLEEFDFEVKDKKGCENQVADHLSRLGLEERTEGGVINESFPDEQLFKVNVTHPWFADIANFLATGELPSNLTYHQKKKFLHDAKFYLWDDPFLFKRCTDQITQK; translated from the exons ATGGCGAGAACTGAGTCTCGTCTTGATAACATGGAGACACACATGGGCAATATGGATGCCACGATGAAATCCTTGGAAACACAGATTGGGCAATTATCAAATGCTTTGAAAGATCAGAATAAAGGACAGTTCCCAAGCAATACAAAGGTGAATCCTAgggagcaatgcaaagctgtcACATTGAGAAGTGGCAAGGAGATTGGAATCCCAGATCCTACTGATGAGAATGCAGAGATTTGTGTTGAGGAAAATGATGGAATGGGTGCAAGTGTTGGAGAAGAGAAAGTGGAGGAACCTAAGAAATTGATTGAGCATCAACCGTTACCAAAGTTAAATCTTCCATATCCACAAAGGTTCAAGAAGAAAGAGCCAGATGATCAGTTTGCGAAGTTcctggaaattttcaagaaaacacACATTAACATCCCATTTGCCGATGCATTGGAGCAAATGCCCAATTATGCTAAGTTCATCAAGGATGTGATGTCCAAAAAGAggaaacttcaagaatttgagacCGTAAAACTGACCGAAGA GACTTTGGAGCTTGGTgaggtgaagcctagcactattactTTACAGCTAGCGGACAGATCACTTACCTATCCACGAGGGATAGTAGAGGATGtgctg ggtgagctcacattgagagtaggtggagagGAAGTcgtgttcaacatctacaacaccatCAAAGGACCAAATGAG TTGACAAAAGACTCTTTGGAGAGATGTTTGTTGGAGTTAGCTTCTACAGTGGATGAAGAGGATTGGGATATGCGAGAGGAATTACTTGCTCTCAATGTGCTGCCTAAAGAAAAGAGTGATGCTCAGCATGAAGAGTTGCTTGAAGATGCAAGTAAAGAGATACCAAAAGCATCTCCTGAATTGAAGGATTTACCGAGTCATTTGTGCTATGCATTCTTAGACGAGAGTTCGTCACATCCG GAATCATATTCCCCCTATGTTAATCATCAGAAGAGGCTTAATCCAGTCATGAAAAAggttgtgagggctgag gcgttTAACAGGATCAAGACAGCGCTAATTTCTGCACCcatcatgatagtgcctgattggaaggagccctttgagtTCATGTGCAAcgctagcgactatgctgtgggagcagcattgggacaaaGACGATACAAGATGTTCAAAGCTACCTACTATGCAAGGCGTACACTCAATGCAGCCCAACAGAATTACACGactactgagaaagagatgctagca gatgcaaagcccaggttgatacgTTGGATACTCCTACTtgaagaatttgactttgaagtcaaagacaagaaaggttgtgagaacCAGGTGGCGGATCACTTATCACGCCTAGGGctggaagaaagaactgaaggtgGAGTGATAAATGAGTCGTTCCCAGACGAACAACTCTTCAAGGTAAATGTTACACATCCTTGGTTTGCAGATATAGCAAATTTTCTGGCCACGGGGGAATTACCTTCAAATTTAACTTATcaccaaaagaagaaatttcttcatgatgcCAAGTTTTATCTGTGGGACGATCCTTTCTTGTTCAAGAGATGCACTGATCAAATAACACAAAAATGA
- the LOC140831006 gene encoding protein KINASE OF THE OUTER CHLOROPLAST MEMBRANE 1-like, with protein sequence MAGQVANRPASPFDFEIIEGDPGDSSTVIRSSNRINPWIDPAKIKLGHRIGRGPFGDVWLATHHRSSEDYEEYHEVAVKMLRPIKKDSIGDALNKLDYLMSKCQGLETVIWLYGLSVINKKICIIMKFYEGSLGDKMARLKGGKLSLSDVLRYGADLAQGVMDLHAKGIIILNLKPCNFLLNGNDQAIVGDVGIPYALLGISLPSSDMARRLGTPNYMAPEQWEPEVRGPISVETDSWGFGCSILEMLTGVPPWNGKSVNEMYKLVVNKQEKPPIPSGLPPAVENVIIGCFEYDFRGRPVMADILHAFKSSQNAVYQDGVWTGIGSRMIRDKPGGVGYTEWFLAKDHLQVLDTVRSRKSPNSHNLVNMNIPEGSVVGLERDSDQDGYVLVRVHGIHDPIRVHVSTLERVTFGLAAGDWVRLRKEDKKHLRVGVLHSINRDGRVDVAFIGLETLWKGNYSEIQMAKPYCVGQFVKLKSSVFSPRFEWPRKRGGEWATGRICRVLPNGCLIVKFPGRLTIGDEESSFLADPAEAELISFDTCPTVVKKYQHLEDFHWAIRPILIALGLFTAMKFGLFVGKKVGRSKAKKEKAGVQNENQTLDGQNSSNTAWRPPKVANIFR encoded by the exons ATGGCTGGACAAGTTGCTAATCGACCAGCATCTCCATTTGATTTTGAGATTATTGAAGGAGATCCTGGTGACAGCAGTACCGTCATAAGATCATCTAACAGGATAAATCCATGGATTGACCCTGCCAAAATAAAACTCGGGCACAGAATTGGTAGAGGGCCTTTTGGTGATGTTTGGCTGGCAACTCATCATCGTTCATCAGAGGACTATGAAGAGTATCATGAAGTTGCTGTTAAAATGTTACGGCCCATCAAGAAAGATAGCATTGGAGATGCCTTGAACAAGTTGGATTATCTGATGTCCAAATGCCAAGGACTGGAAACAGTTATTTGGCTTTATGGACTTTCTGTTATAAATAAGAAA ATATGCATCATCATGAAATTTTACGAGGGCTCACTTGGAGACAAAATGGCTCGACTTAAAGGGGGAAAGCTGTCATTAAGTGATGTTTTGAG ATATGGAGCAGATCTTGCTCAAGGAGTAATGGACCTGCACGCTAAAGGGATTATTATTCTGAATCTTAAACCTTGTAATTTCCTTTTAAATGGGAATGACCAGGCCATTGTTGGGGATGTTGGTATACCATATGCGCTGTTAGGGATATCATTGCCAAGTTCAGACATGGCTCGAAGACTTGGTACTCCCAATTACATGGCTCCAGAACAATGGGAGCCGGAAGTAAGAGGTCCTATATCTGTTGAAACTGATTCATGGGGATTTGGTTGTAGCATATTGGAGATGCTAACTGGAGTTCCGCCTTGGAATGGAAAATCTGTTAATGAAATGTACAAACTGGTTGTAAACAAGCAAGAAAAACCTCCTATTCCCAGTGGGCTTCCTCCTGCAGTTGAGAATGTCATTATAGGTTGCTTCGAGTATGATTTCAGGGGTCGCCCTGTAATGGCAGATATTTTGCATGCATTTAAAAG TTCACAGAATGCAGTCTATCAGGATGGAGTCTGGACAGGTATTGGAAGTAGAATGATTAGGGATAAACCAGGTGGTGTTGGTTATACTGAATGGTTTCTTGCGAAGGATCACCTCCAAGTGCTTGACACCGTTCGATCAAGGAAATCACCTAACTCCCACAACCTGGTTAATATGAATATCCCAGAGGGGTCTGTAGTTGGTCTGGAACGTGACAGTGACCAAGATGGTTATGTTTTAGTGAGGGTGCATGGCATCCATGACCCGATAAGGGTTCATGTTTCGACATTAGAAAGGGTCACATTTGGACTGGCTGCTGGAGATTGGGTTCGATTGAGGAAAGAAGATAAGAAGCATTTACGTGTGGGTGTTCTTCATTCCATCAACCGTGATGGAAGAGTAGACGTTGCATTTATAGGATTAGAGACTCTTTGGAAGGGTAACTACTCGGAAATACAGATGGCAAAACCTTATTGCGTGGGGCAGTTTGTGAAGCTGAAATCCAGTGTGTTTAGCCCTCGGTTTGAATGGCCTCGAAAAAGAGGTGGGGAGTGGGCAACAGGGAGAATTTGTCGAGTGCTTCCAAATGGCTGCCTCATAGTCAAGTTTCCTGGTAGATTGACAATTGGTGATGAGGAGAGCAGTTTCTTGGCTGATCCAGCTGAAGCAGAACTAATTTCATTTGACACTTGCCCCACCGTGGTTAAGAAGTATCAACATCTAGAAGATTTTCACTGGGCTATCAGGCCTATACTAATTGCATTAGGTCTATTTACTGCAATGAAGTTCGGCCTTTTCGTTGGTAAGAAAGTGGGGAGATCAAaggcaaagaaagaaaaagCTGGGGTTCAAAATGAGAACCAAACTCTGGATGGACAGAATTCCAGCAACACTGCATGGCGTCCTCCAAAGGTTGCTAACATCTTCAGATAA